The DNA region ggattttaggaggaccagacccctcatggaccccgtgatcatcacaggtgactgtgtgcagatggtgcagacctataaatacctgggagtgcagctggatgataaattagactggactgccaatactgatgcgctgtgcaaaagaggacagagccggctatactaccttagaaggctggcgtccttcaacatctgcaataagatgctgcagatgttctatcagacagttgtggcgagcgccctcttctacgcagtggtgtgctggggaggcagcattaagaggaaagacgcctcacgcctggacaaactggtgaggaaggcaggctctattgttggcatggagctggacagtttaacatctgtggcagagcgaagggcgctcagcaggctcctatcaattatggagaatccactgcatccacttaatagtatcatctccagacagaagagcagcttcagcgacagactgctgtcactgtcctgctccactgacagattgaggagatcgtttctcccccaaactatgtgactctttaattccacccgggggggtaaacgttaatatttaacattatacatagttattgtctgtttttttcacctgtattattatcattctttaatttaatattatttattgtatcagtatgctgctgctgaagaatgtgaatttcccatcgggattaataaagtatctatctatctatcatatttgaGGAGTCCCGGTGGCGCAGCAGTTAGCGCCGCAGCCCCTCAGCTCCAAGACGCAGGGGTCAAATCCCAGCCTGCTCCCTTTCGGTGTGCTTTGCTCTTAGTCGTTTTCTAACGAGGACCCCGTgctcttttaattattattattgttggttaTTCAGTCCGACGCGTCTTAGATTTGATCTCCCCACAGGGGGCGCTGTTTCAAGTCCTAGTGGCGTACACGACTGAGGCGCGGGCCCCGACGGTTCAACTTCAAtttcagttgctttttttttgacatttgcaCCGTCCGCCGCTGACATTCATGTGAAGAACTTAAAAGTCAAAAAGAAACGAAAAAGCAGCGCCGCGCATGAAAACACGGGCCGGGAGCACAAAGGCGGAAGGCGGCGAATAAGCAGATTTCGGCCGTTCTGCTCCGCTGTGACAGGCGCTCTGGTGGACACTGAAGGGGCGACCCTGCCTGTCAATACGCACGGCCACGCCCACTAACGTCGGGTCATCAACGGAGTCCCGTGGACTGAGCACAGCCAACAGGGCGAGCCGCGCAGGCGCCAAGTCCGGGAGGGGACCGAGGGGTCCTGATAagaatcacaataataataataataataataataataataatgacaacagCAACAATGCAGCACGAGATTCAAATACGCGCGACTGCCCGCCCTGACGCCACCCTGCTGTCGTGCCCTAGTGTGACATTTTGTGCCTCCTATTGCTGTCTACACGTCAGTATTGCTGCTCCGTCTTTGTGTCGTCTCGttcgtgtttttattttaaatcttaactccaattctatttttaatgtattatttgcacCTCACGCTGTCACACTCTGGCCCCCCGTCTGTATCATTTGCACCTCACGCTGTCACACTGTGCCCCCCCGTCTGTATAGAAGTGAGATGACTtataataaagttcactttgactccTCATTTCAAGTTCATTATTTTATCTCCGAGCTCGCACGCTGAGGCAGATGCGCCGGCCGCCGAAGGGTTAAACGCGTCTTGGCTGGGGGGCGTGATGGGCGCGGAGCAGTAAGCCCCTCCGGCCCCCCGGCCAGTAGGGTGCACATCAGCGCGCGCGTGAAGACGCCGAGATGGCCGAGGGCTGACCAGCGCCGGGCTCGGTCACCATGGACGGCGGACTCCTCGTGCTCCGTCTACTCTTCGCCTGCTGCTGCGCCTTCCGCGTGGCCGCCGCACTGGTAAGAAGGACCCGCCGCTGTCGCCGCTTCTCGTGCCCGCGGTCACCCAAAAGAAACTCGGAAGGGACGAGAggggaaaataaaaggaaagaagGAACACCGGGGGTCCGAACGGAGGGGCGCTATGCTGTCGCACGGTGGTCACTCTGCCATGCCGCCACTTTGGGGTCACAGGTGGCGCTTTTGCCTTTCTAATTTGGCAGCAGGCTTTTCTTGGGGTCAGTATATTGTCCGGTGGGGGTCCAGCATGCTGACAGTCGCCGCCGCTCCCATGCTGGCACACCCTGCTGTGAAATTCCACACTTGGCAGCGAGTGACCTCTGACCCTGACAGTGGGCAGCAATATTTGGAGGACAAAGCGGCATACTGTACATGAGTTTGAGTAGCAAGAAGAGGGGAGAGGGATGCCCCCCCTGGTAGCCCTGAGCACAGCACCCCCCAAGTTGCAGTACTTACCTTGCGACGCTGCCTCCATCATGTCCACCGAGTCATTCTGCTGCTGTCGTTCCtcttatgaaaggcgctatataaaaggaGTCGTCCCTGACCGATGACCCACCATGGCCACCCTCACCGGGCTCTCTGCTTGCTGGCAGGTGGACGCCGATGACGTGATCACCAGAGAGGAGCAGATGTACCTGCTGGCCGAGGCCATGTGGAGCTGCAACCGAAGCCTCAGGGCCCAGCTGGAGGACATGAAAGGTAATGGGGGGCAGCCCAGGGGTGGGATCAGGAGACATGGAGACCTCAGCGAGTTTCTTGGGGGTTTGTCATTGGTGGTCTTGATGTCTGTGACGCAGTGACACTTGTGTCTCCACATTCTAGATGGACACTGCCCGCCAGAGTGGGATGGCATTATCTGCTGGCCGCCAGGTGCCCCGAGCTCATTGGTGTCCGTGCCGTGTCCCGAGTACATCTATGACTTCGACCACAACGGTAGGCCTTCAAGAATCTCGACACCTCTACCCACCCCAAGGGGTCCGGAGCCCATCAGGCAGGCTTCCTTCAACTTGATGTGCACACCGTGTGGGTGAGCAGTTGGTGAGCAACCAGGCCAGATGTCAGTGCCCATTCAGGGTGGTCTGCTCACCCCCCCACTTGGCCATCCAATCGGATTTGCTTACTCACCACTGAGGGTCACTCTGGCCACAACGAATGTCCTCAGTGAATGCCAGGTGCCAAGGTGACCTGATGACCACCTGCCTTGCCATTCCTTGTCTTCTTGTTTTATTGTCCAGGCCATGCCCATCGCCAGTGTGACCAGTTGGGACACTGGGAAGTGGCCAGCACTGTGAACCGCACCTGGGCCAACTACGCCGAGTGCACCCAGCGATTCCGCACGGACCACAGGAGCCGAGAGGAGGTAGGCACTCGCAGGCTGGCAGAGGTCACCACCAAGTGACCGCGGTCACCTCAAGTCTTGTCTGTTCCAGGAGGTCTTCGACCGTCTGCAGATGATGTACACCGCCGGCTACTCCCTGTCACTGGCATCACTCCTGGTGGCCGTCACCATCCTCTGTCACTTCAAGTAAGAACTGGCCActttaaaggcgctatacagaaaCAAAGAGAGGCCCCCGTGGCCGTCTCACACCTTTGTCTTCTCGTCTCTCCCACCCCAGGCGGCTCCACTGCACCCGCAACTGCATCCACATCCACCTGTTTGTGTCCTTCATGTGCCGCGCTGCCAGCATCTTCACAAAGGACGCCATCGTCACCTCCATGTCTGAGGCTGCAAACCTCCGGGCGGACGAGAGGGGCGTGGGagagcagcgccacccactggtGAGTAACATCAAGACCCAAAATCCAAGGCCCACCTCAAGCGCGCCTTACATGTAGAGCTTCAGGGAGGGTCCGGCCCTGATGAAGACCCCTTCTCCCTGAAATGCGTTGGCCCACAGCCGGTGACACAACACCAGCACTGAGTGGACTTGTGTGGAGGACATGGTGGCTTTGATCTTGAACTTCACAGAAGGTAAAGGCCACTGGGCTCCATGCTGGCACCTCAGATCTTTAAACACGCAGATGGCCGATTGAAACTTCTAACACACAACGCCCAGTTGACAGAACGGGCATCAAGCAGGCCaggtggacaaaacagaaaatggGACTGATGCGGACCACCAGACAGCTTTGGGTAAGAGAGGGTGGGAATCAAACTGGAGAAGTGGGCACACAGGACAGAGCATGGAGACTGGGGCACCACAGGGTTAAACACAACAAGGGGTGACCGCCAGGGGGCAGCTGCTCTTTCTGAGATCCATTAGTGACGGGACAGGAATAGAAAGCCCccgtcacagacttcatttacataacccaGGTGAGTGGGGGGCAGCGCAGTGCTTGGCTGGGACCACCGCTCATGTAGTTTGACCGCTTCGTCGATGGTGACGACTCACTTGTGGCAGAGCTGAAAACCAATGACGCCCAGAAAGACGCGGACCACCTGCCCGGGACGGAGCTCACGACCCTTAGAGACATCAAAGTGTGGCTGGCTGACCGTCCGTCCTCAGAGTCATCTCACTGCTCAGCTCCTGCCAGGTGTGACCCCGACCTCCTCAAGGTGCCAAGTCCAGAGACATCGGTGACAGAGTGGGCAATCTGAACCTTCAAACATCACCCTCTGAGGAGCCATCAggggcacagtgggtagtgtaGCACCTCCTATGTGTGCCAATGCAGGTCACACTCAGGCCGTGCGACGTCCGAGGCGGGCAGCACCACCTTCACTTCTAATCTCCAtcttacaaaaaagacaaagccaCACAGGAGGAAGACCTGATCAGGGGACCCTGAGGGCAGTGACCTTCACATCACTGGTCAGTAAGAATACGGGGGGCACATTTCATACTAACAGTGGAAAGCACCAGACacacaagtagtgtggtgggcatTTAGGGGTGGATGCCATTATACCCAAGGGAGGTGAATGGGTTGGCACTTCCTGCTTTGTCCTGCAGGTGGCGTGTAAGCTGGTGGTCACCATGTTCCTCTACTTCCTGGCTACCAATCACTACTGGATTCTGGTGGAGGGCCTCTACCTGCACAGCCTCATCTTCATGGCGTTCCTGTCCTACAAGAACTACCTGCGCGTGCTGACGCTCATCGGCTGGGGTGAGTTCTGGGTGGGCCGCGGGGCTCCTGCAGTCCTGGCTTAGGTGGCACTCATGTCGCCATGTCCTCTGCCCTACAGGGATCCCCGCAGTGTTTGTGTCCGTGTGGGTCAGCGTGCGGGCCTCCCTGGCAGACACCCAGTAAGTAGGTGACTCTGGGGCACAGGGGACCACCCCCACCCTGCGTCAGAGGCTCAcccgctgtctgtctgtctgtaggtGTTGGGACATCAGCGCTGGAAGGCTCAAGTGGATTTACCAAGTGCCCATTCTGGTGGCCATCATTGTAAGAGGCCTGCCGCAGTGTTGCTGGCAGAGGTTTGATGCCCTAACAGGGTTGGCCACCCGCTCACCTGCCCTCCTTTCAATTTCAGGtcaatttctttctgtttctcaaCATCGTCAGAGTCCTGGCCTCCAAGCTCTGGGAGACCAACGCAGGGAAGCTGGACCCCCGGCAGCAGTACAGGTGAGTGTGTCCATCGAGACCTTCaaggggtgttgtgtgtgtgtgtggcgacGACTCACCCGCACCCTGCCACTGACCACAGGAAGCTGCTCAAGTCCACCCTTGTGCTGATGCCCCTCTTCGGAGTGCACTACGTGGTGTTTGTCGGCCTGCCTTACACCGAGGTCTCTGGGACCCTCTGGCAGATCCAGATGCACTACGAGATGCTGTTCAACTCCACTCAGGTCAGTGGGTGACTCGAGGAACGGGGCGTGGGCCGTGGTGCCAGTAAGGCCATCCACTAACTCTGCTCTGCTGTCCTCCCACCAGGGCTTCTTTGTGGCACTCATCTACTGTTTCTGCAATGGAGAGGTAAGTGAAAACGAAACGCCACACATGGCTGCCCCCCCACAGTGGTACCCGGTGCCCGTGTGTCTACAGCGCTGCGCACTCCTCTGATGACAACACTCGAGTCCGAGTGACACAAATCAGGCTAAGAGTCGTCATCTTAATACAGCGCTTTTCACTGATGGCAGCTATCCCAGAGTCCTTTGCATGTCACTTGTCTGTCACTCTGTGTCTCCCTCAGGTGCAGGCGGAGCTCAAGAAGGCCTGGCTGCGCCGGGACACGTCCCTCAACTTCAAGCACAAGGGCCGAGCGGCTAGCAGTGGTGGGGGTAGCGGCTACTATGGTGGCACCACCTCCCACACCACCAACAGCGTGAACCTGAGCATCGCGGCGGCCACAAAGTGCCCCAGTGGGATACTCCTGGGCGGGCGGCCCCCCGTCCTGCCCGGCTCACCCACAGAGGCGACGCACCAGGAGAGTCTGGGAGAAAACCGGCAGCTGCTGGAGCCGGAGAGACTGGAGACGCGGCTCGAGTGGGAGCTGGAGACGGCACTGTAACAGGGTAGCATGTAAAGACAAATCAATAAAGTCTCGTGTGTCATGGAGTCCTGCTGCTCATGCGCTTGTGTGACCTCACGTCCGTCACAATGGAGAAGCGGTCTACGCTTTATCAGACACGAGTGTTCACCCAAATTTAAACAGCGACTCCAACCAAACCAACCTCTGCGCCAACACGCACTGGCCTGGGTGCCCCACTGAGGGCCTAGAGCAGTGGTCCTTAGTGGCGAAGAGCAAGGCAGCCAGTAGACCACCACACCCCTCAGTGACCGGGTCAACAGAGAAAAAACGAGACGAACGGTCAAACACCGGGCTGTCACGAGCACCATGAGGAATTTCACTCCCGAATGCAACAACCTGACCAACGGCAGTGGGAAAAGCATAGCGGGCCGGCCCACCGCAACCTGAAGAACAAATAAGGCAGGCGCCTCCTCCACGCAGAGACTTTTAAAAAGAGCTTTATTAGCACAGATCCCAAAAGATCAGGTCGGCATGTCCAGAAAGCCACACAGAAGCCAGGTCATATGGAGCAAGGGGGGTCCATAGGGGGCACAAGCAAATTTAAGATGTCCTTGGTCCTTCCCCCTGTATGATGACACAATGAAACAAGCCTGGCCTGTTGTAGGCTGCAACAGAAACCTGCAGTTACTAGACTGTCCAGCAGGTGGTGCTCAAGCCTGGTTCAGCCATAGGCTTACATTTACAAATGGCTGCTCTACCCACTACAGTAGAGTCGACACAAAgcaggaagaggaaaagagagagcAGCCTGTGTTGAGTGTTGCTGGTGTGTACACTGCCACCCCCCACACCTGTACGATGCCCTGTCACCTTCCAGAACGGCTATCCAagtcttcatttaaaaaacaaaaaaacaaaaacaaaaaaaaaaaaaaaaacacagagcaaACACCTCTATGAAAACGCAATGAACCCAAATGTCCCATCTGAAACCCGACAAACCCACCCACCCTACTCAGGCAACACTTACAACGCAGACAAACATGAGTGGCACTTCTGCATCTAGCTGTCCCACCTGCTCTTTCGGCGCTTTGGCGGATCTGGGACAGCAAAGCTGTCGTCACTTTTGTCACCTCCCTTGTCACTGTGCCTTTCCCCTCCCCTTTCAGAGCGGTCACCCCCTCCTCGCTCCCCACGATACTCGCCGCCCCTTTCCCCTCGGTCTGATCGCTCACTACTCCTCTCACTTCTGCTCTCCCCTCCACGGTCACTGCGGCTGTCTCTGTCCCTCCGGCTGCTGCTGTCACCGTTACGATTATCACCATGACGACCACTGCTGTGGCCAGAGCGACGGCTATCATTGTAACGATCCCGGTCTCCATGACGATCCCGGTCACGGTCTCTGTCCCGTTCCCGTTCTCTATCTCGTTCCCGGTCCCCATGACGGCCACTGTCACCATACCGATGGTGACTGTCCTCATGACGGCCCTTATTGTCTCCATAGCGACCTTTGGCATTCTCCCAGGGCTGACTGGGCAGGTTTGCTGGGGAACTTGGGAAGTCAGAACTGAAACCTGACATAGGTGGGTATGCCGAACTCCGATCAGGTAAGCAAGCCATGGATACTTGCGTGGGTACCGAGGGAGTTACTGCCAACTGCAAGCTCTCCTGAATATGCAAGGCATTTGGATTGCCAGAGGGTAGAGAGTTTAGGCTGCCCGCACTTGTCCAGCCAGTTGAGCTGTTGGAGGTATTGGTCAGCTTAGGTGACATACCAGACGCAGCCACAAAATGGTTCTTATACTGGGCCTGTAATGGAGAAAAGCAAGTGATGAAGAGGCAACTGCACTgttggaagaagagaaaaagcacCGAAAACCTGAGGCACTGCCCTCGTACCTGGAAAGCAGCTTTCATTGCAGACATTCTGTCCCCCATTGCTCCTGTGGATGGTCTATAGGCTTCATAGTTGCTCATCACTGCACTGGTGCTCTTCTCCTAGAAGACCAAAAGTAATCACAGTGACCACATGACTAATGCCACTGCCACCCTCCCTCCCTCCAAGCAGGCCTGATTAGTAATTCCAGGTCTAAACCtatactgtactgtgctgtgccCACAGTGCTGGGGGCTTCATTCTCACCGAAACGTCTGCTCCTAAGCCGGGCCTCTCTCGATAACCCAGTCCACCCCCGCCAATATTCAGCTTCTTTCCTTTTCCGCCTTTGAAGCGCGACTTCCGAAACCATGGGTTCTGGGGACAGAATTGCACATTATTCCTCTTCATTTGCTCACAAACGGCCCCATAACTAAATACTGTAAAACATCCTTACCTGCATAGCTAGGTCCATTAACTCCTTGGGGACATTCTGATTGGCTCCTTCCAAATTGCGAACAAGATCTCCAGCAAAGGAGGTATCCTTGTGCGTCAGCAGCGTGTGGGCCACACCCTTCTCGCCTGCGCGGCCAGTACGTCCAAttcgatgtgtgtgtgtgtcaatgtcTCTGGCCACGTCATAGTTCACCACCGTTTTAATTGAGGGGATGTCCAAACCACGTGCTAGACAGCATTGCAGAGGAGACACAGTTAAAATGGCGGACTTTCCCCATACACTTTACACAGTTGTAAGGCGTGCACGTTAGGATGAGGTATGAAGTTGTCGACAATGACTAATAACGGCATATCAGCAGCTCACCTGCCACGTCAGTAGCCACCAGGACAGGGAGTTGATTCTTCTTGAATTCTCCAATCACCTTGTTTCTCTCGCTCTGATCCATGTCTCCGTGCAAGAGGCCTAGGCTATACCCCTCCTGAATCAAGTTGTTGGCCAGCTCCTCACAGTTGGCTTTTTTGGTGACAAAGACAAGGACAGAGCCAGCGGACGTAAACTTTACCAGGCGACGTGTTAGCCAGCCCCACTTCTCCAAGCCACTGGAAAGGATATCCACAATCTGAGTGACATCCTCGTTTGCCTATGCATAAAACAGAACAGACAGCGAGCTTCCTCAGAGGAGTTCAGCGCTATGGCAGAGGGGAGTGTCGAGATTCTCACCAGGAGCACATACCTCTCCAATGTCACCCTGGACCACTCGAATGGGATCCACCAAAATGTCCCTGGCCAGTTTCTCAATCTTCCTGCGGAATGTTGCACTGAAAAGGAGCGCTGAAAAGAAAGTATAACGAGTCAGTGTGCTCATCTTCATAAAGCAAAACACAACTGTGACATTAATATCTGAATGAAGAATACACTCAACTGTGCACAACAGTTTGAACTTTCAAGAAGTGCATGAAAAATTTGACTGCCTTTGACCGATGGCACAGGTCTCTTCAATTTTGCAGGAATTTTCAGATTGCTGCGTAACATTTAGACATTGCTTACAGGAAAAGCTTATGGGTGACTACCATTGTTACAACAAAGAGACCTTTGTGAAAGGTGAGCTGCTCCATGGAGTCCCATTAGGGCTCGGCTCCACCCTGGAGGAGTCCGCTGATGCGAGGCTCTATCTAGCGGGTCTAAAATCCATCAGTTTATACCCCAAGCAGAGCTAAATGTAGAcaggcagtatggtgtagtggttaaggctttggactgtgAACCCAAACCCCACTGCTGCCACTGTGAGACCAAAAGCATGTCACTTCAACCTGCCTGTGCTCTTTGGAAAAACGAAAGAAAAGGAACCAACCAACTGTATGTCACTTGGGTTTGGATAAAGACGTCAGGCAAATAACTAAATAATAGGGGCCAATAAAACAGAGTGACACACACTTTGAGCGATGGGTCTCTTTCTAAATGTTGGATTATTTGCAGAAGAACTTCAGTGAAACTGCCTGTCACAGCATAAAGACAAAAGCTACACAAAGTCGTTACCCTACTTCAGCTGACTGCAGCCTCTTTGACGTGCTGGAGGACCGAGCACATACCATCCACGTACACACAGAAGAGATGCTACGAGCACAGGAAGCTCAGCACTGCAACTCGTCCCAAAGTGTTTTATGAGGTGCCTGACTTGTCACTTTTACTCTAGAGCACCTGCGTTCACACACGTCCTCTTAAATGATGGGAATCAAACTAGCACTCCATGCTTTATGTGGTCTGTGGTCACCCTACTTGTCACAAACTTAATACAGGAATGTAGGAATTGCTGATTCACATTAAACTAAACTCaaacaaatttttaattttcaaattttaattagtCCAAATGAACATCCTAAAGCCCACACACAATCTGCTCATAATCACATGTGGCTTGCACACTGCTACCTCAGCTTTAGTCCCTCTTTAACCACAGACAGCACTCACACGTAAATAAAGGAAAGAAACTCACTCTGTCTGTCAGGACGGACGTTGTTTGCAATCGAGCGGACCTGATATTCTGTAAAAGAGAAGACCATTTTCAAGAAGACAATATGGAGGCTGCAACCTGCATCTCCCTCTTTTAATTAACCTACAGAAGCCCCACTAGTCACTGGTTGGTGACAACATGCAGGTCACAGCTTTTTGCTACCACTACTCCCTAACTACCGGACCAATCCACATACCAAAGCCCATGTCAAACATCCTGTCCGCTTCATCAAACACCAAGTAGGTCACCCTCAGCAGGGATGTGGCCTTCTTCTTCACATGGTCAATCAAGCGACCCTTCACAAAGAGAACATCAAAAAAAGGAGACGATGACGGCGAAACCAGGTAAGTCACAAATGTTGACAGCCTGCTTTGTAACAGACATGCAGACTATGAGAAACGTAGGAAGCAATGCATGACTTAACAGCTCGCCTTCCACTGGTGGGACTAAAGAATGTGACACTCACCGGTGTGCAGACAACAATCTCAGCTCCTTCCTGCAAGGCCTTGGCCTGTTCCCACATGCTTCCTCCTCCATAAACGGCCACAGAGCGCAGATTGTAGGCTTTCCCAAAACGTTTACACTCAGCATGGATCTAAAATGAGATAAATGACGGAATGAAATAGTGAAAGGACGGAGAACATGAGATGGCCAACTCAAAGACTCCACACTGAAATTTAGTCCAAAGAGCACCTCACTTCTTAAAGGGTCTTATTTATTCTCAATCTTTACAAACATGCTTTCATTACACGGCTGTACTATTGAAGGGGTCTTGTTCTGCATTACTGGTCtcggtgaaaggtgctatatataataATATCTGCTCACCGGCTTTCAATCTCCTAACACAATTCTGCACTGTGCACCACTGGCACGTCTACATTATGTTACAGCCAGAAGTAATCAACATATTACTAACACTGCAATTTCACTCACACCTAGTCTGGGTATGTTTAAACGTTTTTTTATATGTGCACTGGCACATTCACTGCAACAGTCTGCACTTTTGAAGAGTagcagaacaaaaaagaaatctgatGTGACCTGCCCAAAATATAGTGCTGCTCTCAACTGACACCACCTACTGGAGGAATGATGCCTGCCTTTGATGGTCTTATTTTTAAACAACGAGTACATGCATTGTGACAAACCATTTACTTAAGAAGAAAGCATCGTCTGTGGCTTAAAATAAGGATGTCTACAGAAGGCTGAAACAGGACCTTAAATGTGATTCGTTGCAAGCCCCGTCTTATTACTAGAATAAACCAGGAAGTACCAAACATCAGTTGGATCAAGacaagtggagaaagacaaaagcCACCATTGGAAGTACCCATAAGGAGCATCACTGTCATTTTCTTAGGAATTATCAGTTCCAGGTCTCAGGATCTGCAAGAACTCGCAATACAGACCACCAATCACCTGTAAGGACTTGACTCCAGCAGACATGCGTTTCTTTCTATGCCTGACTGTCTCCCAtccaaacatttaacattttaaccTTCACATCTGACATGGTAGACCATTTCTGTCATACTGCTTAGGAAGACAGATACACTTCACATATCGTTATCACATCGGGATCTGTGCTAACTTTGGTTTAATTATACATCTGGGACTCTGCAACTAATAATCTATTTATTATCAGTCATGTTGTGCTGGCCTTCCTCTTGTTTTCCAATGTTTCAATCCTATGAAGAGGAGCCAGCATGCATTTGTGGGTGTCCAATAAAAGGAACCTGGCTACAACTTGGCTCACTGTGCAGCTGAAAGTATCCCGTcttgttaaaaagttaaaaatgttttgactgGACAAGACCTTCTACAAGTGCACGTGTGAGCATGATGTATATGGGACAGGTGCAATTCACACGGTTGGCACCCCCCTGCCTCAAAATGGCCCTTAACAGTGTCTGTAATCCTGACCTCTCACCGGAGCACTACATGCAAGCAGCCattatatacacagtatgtatatatacacagtatgtatatatatatatatatatatatatatatatatatatatatatatatatatatatatatatatatatatatatatatatatatatatatatatatatatatatatatataagttctgGCATCTGTTCACTCTTATGTTGCTCACTTGTATCACGGTTATAGGAAATGACACAGCAAAAAAGGAAGCAGATACAACTGCAGAcggcaacattttaaaataatcggTTAGCACAGTAATAAGATAATTCACACAAGTCATGGTCACTTGGAAAAAGTCAACCTCAATACGATGATCTTTGCAAACCTAAAACTAGGGTTACTATATATCTATTTTTTCCCCAGAATAATTGAAAACCAACTAAGATCTAATATTTTACCTGGGTTTCTGGGGTGACTCAGTAGACTGTGTATGCTTCCACGTAACAGCAAAACAATGCTGTTGGCTTCAGAACACTCAAGATGTATCTCAGCTTTATTTTAAGAGCTTATCATTTTATCAGGATTAGACTAGTTATTTCTGAATCTGGAGGACTTTTTTCATGTTAGTGGTTCTAGTAACAGACAGAGCCCAGCCATTCAAGACTAAGAAGAACAGGGCTCTCAC from Erpetoichthys calabaricus chromosome 14, fErpCal1.3, whole genome shotgun sequence includes:
- the LOC114664405 gene encoding parathyroid hormone/parathyroid hormone-related peptide receptor-like, with the protein product MDGGLLVLRLLFACCCAFRVAAALVDADDVITREEQMYLLAEAMWSCNRSLRAQLEDMKDGHCPPEWDGIICWPPGAPSSLVSVPCPEYIYDFDHNGHAHRQCDQLGHWEVASTVNRTWANYAECTQRFRTDHRSREEEVFDRLQMMYTAGYSLSLASLLVAVTILCHFKRLHCTRNCIHIHLFVSFMCRAASIFTKDAIVTSMSEAANLRADERGVGEQRHPLVACKLVVTMFLYFLATNHYWILVEGLYLHSLIFMAFLSYKNYLRVLTLIGWGIPAVFVSVWVSVRASLADTQCWDISAGRLKWIYQVPILVAIIVNFFLFLNIVRVLASKLWETNAGKLDPRQQYRKLLKSTLVLMPLFGVHYVVFVGLPYTEVSGTLWQIQMHYEMLFNSTQGFFVALIYCFCNGEVQAELKKAWLRRDTSLNFKHKGRAASSGGGSGYYGGTTSHTTNSVNLSIAAATKCPSGILLGGRPPVLPGSPTEATHQESLGENRQLLEPERLETRLEWELETAL
- the ddx42 gene encoding LOW QUALITY PROTEIN: ATP-dependent RNA helicase DDX42 (The sequence of the model RefSeq protein was modified relative to this genomic sequence to represent the inferred CDS: deleted 1 base in 1 codon); this encodes MNWNKGGPGGKRGFGFGGFTLASGKKEEPKLSQPSHSAFGSSTAPGGYGKTQQLPAFYKIGSKRANFDEENAYFEDDEEDSSNVDLPYIPAENSPTRQQFQSKPEGSDSEEDPLDAFMAEVEDQAAKDMRKLEEKDKEKKNAKGIRDDIEEEDDQEAYFRYMAENPTAGVIQEEEDENIDYDSDGNPIVTTKKVIYPLPPVDHSEIDYPPFEKNFYEEHEELSSLTPIQVVELRQKLNLRVSGAAPPKPCTSFAHFGFDEQLMHQIRKSEYTQPTPIQCQGVPIALSGRDMIGIAKTGSGKTAAFIWPMLVHIMDQKELQPGDGPIAVIVCPTRELCQQIHAECKRFGKAYNLRSVAVYGGGSMWEQAKALQEGAEIVVCTPGRLIDHVKKKATSLLRVTYLVFDEADRMFDMGFEYQVRSIANNVRPDRQTLLFSATFRRKIEKLARDILVDPIRVVQGDIGEANEDVTQIVDILSSGLEKWGWLTRRLVKFTSAGSVLVFVTKKANCEELANNLIQEGYSLGLLHGDMDQSERNKVIGEFKKNQLPVLVATDVAARGLDIPSIKTVVNYDVARDIDTHTHRIGRTGRAGEKGVAHTLLTHKDTSFAGDLVRNLEGANQNVPKELMDLAMQNPWFRKSRFKGGKGKKLNIGGGGLGYRERPGLGADVSEKSTSAVMSNYEAYRPSTGAMGDRMSAMKAAFQAQYKNHFVAASGMSPKLTNTSNSSTGWTSAGSLNSLPSGNPNALHIQESLQLAVTPSVPTQVSMACLPDRSSAYPPMSGFSSDFPSSPANLPSQPWENAKGRYGDNKGRHEDSHHRYGDSGRHGDRERDRERERDRDRDRDRHGDRDRYNDSRRSGHSSGRHGDNRNGDSSSRRDRDSRSDRGGESRSERSSERSDRGERGGEYRGERGGGDRSERGGERHSDKGGDKSDDSFAVPDPPKRRKSRWDS